From Ruminococcus sp. HUN007, a single genomic window includes:
- a CDS encoding ABC transporter permease, translated as MNRVLNRRNLRSLKSRFPRYLALLLLIVMGVYLIISIVGSAEMIIQGTEKQKKFNKVEDGQFTVFLPLTDSQIHELSGYDTVIEPIFSIDLKAEDGSTLRMFKNRKKVDLIQLDEGRQAEKYGEAVIEKGYASAHDIHTGDFITAGGVKLRITGIGSVPDYDMCIARFSDTAVERSIFGLIFTSDEQYEKLKEKNDLNAEEYTYAYRLGYLSETTLKNDLKKIKIDPEQVDNKYFREIISEKLKDRHEFEDSISDLNDGAEKLSEGLKGLSSVIPELKDAAEGSAELADGTKKLKENTGELLDKVFEVKIENLTSFIPADENIKIEGAAGDVVMDKNAGLVAGIIVLTLFAYVISVFVVHQIEEEQSVIGALYALGVKKKDLMLHYITLPTLISLAAAVIGSLLGFSPLGILKQSEDTYSYFSLPQFDTVYPPYLIVYALVLPPVICAVVNAVVINRKLSRTALSLMKNEQSGRSYRQFTLKTRSFPKLFAIRQMVRESRSVITIILGMFVSLMIIMLGTDSAVLCGNVNDCTVNDTKFEYQYLYKYPDKTPPEDGEAAYVETLSTDCMGYTLDVSVIGLGEKSRYFDVSVAKGKNRAVINASLAERYGYRKGDKVAFTDSSSDTDYCFTVTDVCDYSVGFAIFMDIDSMRELFGKDEDYYNIVYSDRKLDIDDGRLYSVTSKDDVIRGAGVFSKLMLPLVTTLIVTGTIVFCIVMYLMMGVMIDRSATGISLIKIFGYRAGEIRKLYLNGNLVAVAAGAVLALPLAKKVIDAIFPSFIPNVACTIKLAFPWQLYLLFFVSVLVIYFVINRMLTGKINRISPAEVLKNRE; from the coding sequence ATGAATAGAGTTTTAAACCGACGTAATCTCCGCAGTCTTAAAAGCCGTTTTCCAAGATATCTTGCACTGCTTCTGCTGATAGTAATGGGCGTTTATCTTATAATCTCGATAGTAGGATCTGCGGAAATGATCATTCAGGGCACTGAAAAACAGAAGAAATTTAACAAAGTCGAGGACGGACAGTTCACGGTATTCCTTCCGCTTACCGACAGCCAGATACATGAGCTTTCCGGATATGATACGGTGATAGAACCGATATTTTCTATCGATCTGAAAGCCGAAGACGGTTCAACGCTGAGAATGTTCAAAAACAGAAAAAAAGTTGACCTGATACAGCTGGATGAGGGCCGTCAGGCGGAAAAATACGGTGAAGCCGTAATAGAAAAAGGATATGCATCTGCCCACGACATACACACCGGTGACTTCATTACAGCCGGAGGCGTTAAACTCAGGATCACCGGAATCGGATCCGTGCCGGATTATGATATGTGTATTGCCCGTTTCAGCGATACGGCTGTCGAAAGGAGCATATTCGGGCTCATATTCACAAGTGACGAACAGTATGAGAAACTGAAGGAAAAGAATGATCTGAATGCAGAAGAATACACTTATGCATACCGCCTTGGATATCTGTCTGAAACAACGCTAAAGAATGATCTGAAAAAGATAAAGATCGATCCCGAACAGGTGGACAACAAATACTTCCGTGAGATCATCAGCGAAAAACTTAAGGACCGTCATGAATTCGAAGACAGTATAAGTGATCTCAATGACGGTGCAGAGAAGCTTTCAGAAGGACTGAAGGGCTTAAGTTCAGTTATACCGGAACTGAAAGACGCCGCCGAAGGTTCTGCCGAACTAGCAGACGGCACGAAAAAGCTTAAGGAAAACACCGGCGAATTACTCGATAAAGTCTTTGAGGTAAAAATCGAAAATCTTACATCATTTATCCCGGCAGATGAAAACATAAAAATAGAAGGTGCAGCCGGAGACGTTGTAATGGACAAAAACGCCGGACTGGTTGCCGGAATAATTGTTCTTACCCTTTTTGCCTACGTCATTTCAGTTTTCGTAGTTCATCAGATTGAAGAAGAACAGAGTGTCATCGGCGCGCTGTATGCACTGGGAGTTAAAAAGAAGGATCTGATGCTCCACTACATAACCCTTCCGACACTTATATCCCTGGCAGCCGCCGTCATTGGTTCCCTGCTCGGATTTTCACCGCTCGGCATACTGAAGCAGTCGGAAGATACCTACAGCTACTTTTCACTTCCGCAGTTCGATACGGTTTATCCGCCGTACCTCATCGTATACGCACTGGTTCTTCCGCCGGTGATATGCGCTGTGGTAAATGCCGTTGTCATAAACCGGAAGCTTTCACGCACTGCCCTTTCGCTTATGAAAAATGAGCAGTCCGGAAGAAGCTACAGACAGTTCACACTGAAAACCAGAAGTTTCCCGAAACTTTTTGCCATTCGTCAGATGGTAAGGGAATCACGTTCAGTGATAACTATAATCCTCGGTATGTTCGTTTCCCTCATGATCATCATGCTCGGAACAGACTCTGCCGTGCTCTGCGGAAACGTAAACGACTGTACGGTAAATGACACGAAATTCGAATATCAGTATCTGTACAAATATCCTGACAAAACTCCGCCTGAGGACGGCGAAGCGGCATATGTCGAAACGCTGAGCACGGACTGTATGGGATATACTCTTGACGTAAGCGTTATCGGGCTCGGAGAAAAAAGCAGGTATTTTGATGTATCTGTCGCAAAGGGAAAAAACAGAGCAGTCATCAACGCTTCCCTTGCAGAAAGATACGGTTACAGAAAAGGTGACAAAGTCGCTTTTACTGATTCATCGTCAGACACGGACTACTGCTTTACCGTAACAGATGTATGTGACTATTCCGTAGGCTTCGCCATATTCATGGACATTGACAGCATGCGTGAACTTTTCGGAAAGGACGAGGACTACTATAACATTGTTTACTCGGACAGAAAGCTTGACATTGACGACGGCAGACTTTACTCCGTCACATCAAAAGATGACGTCATACGCGGTGCCGGAGTTTTCTCAAAGCTTATGCTCCCGCTGGTAACGACTCTCATTGTTACCGGAACGATAGTTTTCTGCATTGTAATGTACCTGATGATGGGCGTAATGATTGACAGATCAGCAACGGGTATTTCACTCATCAAGATCTTCGGCTACCGTGCCGGTGAGATCAGGAAACTTTACCTGAACGGAAACCTTGTCGCAGTAGCTGCCGGAGCAGTTCTGGCACTGCCGCTCGCAAAGAAAGTTATTGATGCCATTTTTCCTTCATTCATTCCGAACGTTGCATGCACCATAAAGCTTGCTTTTCCGTGGCAGCTCTATTTACTGTTCTTCGTCTCCGTTCTCGTTATATACTTTGTAATAAACAGAATGCTCACCGGAAAGATAAACAGGATATCTCCTGCAGAGGTTCTTAAAAACAGAGAATAA